The following are encoded together in the Salvia hispanica cultivar TCC Black 2014 chromosome 6, UniMelb_Shisp_WGS_1.0, whole genome shotgun sequence genome:
- the LOC125192094 gene encoding protein phosphatase 1 regulatory inhibitor subunit PPP1R7 homolog has product MDSSAKPENHDPPPESDAATLLDLSSCQLRDLSSVDLPPTLVEVDLTANRLTALDPRLSQLSNLKKLSLRQNLLNDDSVLPLSSWHSISALQELVLRDNQMKMIPDVTIFKMLLVFDVSFNEITSLNGLSKVSNTLKELYVSKNEVAKIEEIEHFHELQILELGSNRLRVMENLQNLSSLLELWLGRNRIRVIDLCGLKCIKKLSLQSNRLTSMTGLEECVALEELYLSHNGIAKMEGLSTLVNLRVLDVASNKLTEVNDIANLTRLEDLWLNDNQIASLDSLAEGAAGFRESLTIIYLERNPCATSPNYMSRMREIFPKIEQVDSEIFA; this is encoded by the exons ATGGACTCGTCGGCGAAGCCCGAAAACCACGATCCGCCGCCTGAGAGCGACGCCGCCACGCTCCTGGATCTGAGCAGCTGTCAGCTGCGCGATCTCAGCTCCGTCGACCTGCCGCCCACTCTCGTGGAAGTAGACCTGACGGCGAACCGGCTGACGGCGTTAGACCCCCGTCTCTCGCAGCTCTCAAATCTCAAGAAGCTCTCTCTGCGCCAGAACCTCCTTAACGACGATTCTGTCCTCCCCTTGTCGTCCTGGCACTCCATCTCCGCCCTCCAA GAGCTGGTGCTGAGGGATAATCAAATGAAGATGATTCCTGATGTCACCATATTCAAAATGCTTCTGGTCTTTGATGTTtcatttaatgaaattacTTCCCTCAATGGGTTATCCAAGGTTTCAAACACACTCAAAGAACTATATGTGTCCAAAAATGAAGTAGCAAAGATTGAGGAGATTGAGCACTTCCATGAGCTGCAAATTCTTGAGCTCGGATCCAACAGACTCCGG GTGATGGAGAACCTACAAAATTTATCATCCTTGCTAGAGCTATGGCTTGGGCGCAATCGTATCCGTGTCATTGACCTTTGTGGACTAAAATGCATTAAGAAGCTCAGCCTTCAAAGCAACCGCTTAACATCTATGACAGGACTTGAG GAATGTGTTGCACTTGAAGAATTGTACTTGAGCCATAATGGTATTGCAAAAATGGAAGGGTTATCAACGCTAGTGAACCTCCGGGTCTTGGATGTGGCATCAAATAAGCTCACAGAAGTAAATGACATTGCAAATTTGACAAG GTTGGAAGATCTGTGGCTTAATGACAACCAAATAGCGTCGTTGGATAGCCTAGCTGAAGGTGCTGCTGGTTTCAGGGAGAGTCTCACAATCATCTATCTCGAGCGCAATCCCTGT GCAACTTCTCCCAACTACATGTCTAGGATGAGAGAAATATTCCCCAAAATTGAGCAAGTTGACTCTGAAATCTTTGCATAG
- the LOC125193107 gene encoding probable anion transporter 5: MKSKYIPKRYVIVILTFICTSVCYIERVGFSIAYTAAADAAGIDQSSKGVILSTFYYGYACSQIPGGWVAQKVGGRRVLLFSFLLWSLTCAFVPLDPNQVVMLVVARLLVGVAQGFIFPSIHTVLAQWVPPHERSRSVSLTTSGMYFGAAAGMLILPTLVRLKGPQSVFLVEAALGIMWSLLWLKYASDPPRSEHPKATAAGFGESLLPIKGSQKAKIENGVHSMRTQKIPWKRIIFSLPVWAIVANNFTFHYALYVLMNWLPTYFELGLNSSLQEMGSSKMIPYLNMFLFSNIGGIVADHLITRRIMSVTKTRKLLNTVGFIVASGALICLPLFRTPNGVVLCSSLALGFLALGRAGFAVNHMDVAPRYAGIVMGVCNTAGTLAGIVGVDLTGRLLEGAKAAQLDLTSPESWRAVFLIPGLLCIFSSIMFLVLSTGERIFD; this comes from the coding sequence ATGAAGAGTAAATACATCCCAAAACGttatgtgattgttattttgaCCTTCATCTGCACTTCTGTGTGCTACATAGAACGAGTCGGCTTCTCGATTGCATATACTGCGGCTGCTGATGCTGCAGGAATAGATCAATCGAGCAAGGGCGTGATACTGTCCACATTTTACTATGGCTATGCCTGCTCACAAATTCCGGGTGGTTGGGTGGCTCAAAAAGTTGGAGGAAGGCGTGttcttctattttcatttcttttgtgGTCCCTGACTTGTGCTTTTGTCCCACTGGATCCAAATCAAGTTGTTATGTTGGTTGTAGCCCGGTTGCTTGTTGGGGTGGCCCAGGGCTTCATCTTTCCATCCATTCACACTGTACTAGCACAATGGGTGCCCCCACATGAAAGGTCCAGATCTGTATCTCTCACAACGTCAGGAATGTATTTTGGCGCAGCTGCAGGAATGCTTATCCTCCCCACCCTTGTAAGATTGAAAGGCCCGCAATCTGTATTTCTCGTTGAAGCGGCTTTAGGCATCATGTGGTCTCTACTTTGGTTGAAGTATGCCAGTGATCCACCTCGCTCTGAACATCCAAAGGCTACAGCTGCTGGTTTTGGTGAGTCCTTGCTTCCGATCAAAGGAAGTCAAAAGgcaaaaatagaaaacggagTACATTCCATGAGAACACAAAAAATTCCATGGAAGAGGATAATTTTCAGCTTGCCAGTCTGGGCAATAGTtgcaaataattttacttttcactATGCTCTTTATGTACTCATGAATTGGCTTCCTACATACTTTGAGTTAGGCCTCAACAGTAGTCTTCAAGAAATGGGTTCCTCCAAGATGATTCCTTATCTGAACATGTTTCTGTTCTCAAATATTGGCGGGATTGTGGCGGATCACTTGATTACCAGGAGAATTATGTCTGTGACTAAGACAAGAAAGCTTTTAAACACAGTGGGATTCATTGTGGCTTCGGGTGCGCTGATTTGTCTTCCCTTGTTTAGAACACCTAATGGGGTTGTGCTCTGTTCGTCGCTGGCTCTTGGTTTCTTGGCACTTGGAAGAGCTGGATTTGCCGTTAACCATATGGATGTGGCTCCAAGATACGCAGGAATTGTCATGGGGGTGTGTAATACAGCCGGTACGTTAGCCGGCATAGTTGGGGTCGATCTTACAGGTAGACTTCTGGAAGGTGCCAAGGCCGCGCAGTTGGACCTAACAAGTCCAGAGAGCTGGAGAGCAGTTTTCCTTATCCCGGGGTTGCTCTGTATCTTCAGCTCAATAATGTTCCTTGTATTATCAACAGGGGAGAGAATTTTCGATTAA
- the LOC125193106 gene encoding ubiquitin-like domain-containing protein CIP73 isoform X3, whose amino-acid sequence MGSNGGEQIKISGLDAAECSQTTVQIKIKTLDSQTYNLRVDKCVPVPELKEQIASVTGVLSEQQRLICRGKVLKDDQLLSAYHVEDGHTLHLVVRQPIATSVEQPATDPTSNTGQNTSGQVSPGMVVGTFNISEQGDGAFPDLNRIVSAVLNSFGVTRFGSGAEGIDLNQSPSERQPTAPGLSGTRNSFRPQTDQAASVSVPVEPLQPLVIPDSLTTLLQYLSHLRQEFSAYGQSSNAQNGIDGQESESPVHSSEPRGLLNPESLSEVMSSARRLLLEHATECLSQLSGQLESQSSVTDSLERSRIQSSVIRSGALFQNLGALMLELGRAMMTLRMGQSPADALVNAGPSVFISSTGPNPIMVQPLPFQPGASFGSVPVGTAQHGSGVAGSSSATGFLPRNIDIRIRAGSLFPRREPTASPSQGQTGTPSPNSTSPSQQQDAATVEPNSRNREPQLRAIPLRTVVAAVPAPVGRSADSSRGSVGILYPVMARVQHQSSGSSNNARTSQASDQNGHAAEQPDSSTQQQHVPILGGNGLEQLLSSIFPGGQILSESTELPHSASEAAHNSEAVSEEGVILSNILRQIMPMLSDNMTASTEGANADEAQGDGNSDQGSSRRRRGSESQENQKRQRRE is encoded by the exons ATGGGAAGTAATGGTGGAGAGCAAATAAAGATTTCTGGACTGGATGCTGCTGAATGTTCTCAAACCACTGTTCAGATCAAGATCAAGACATTGGATTCTCAAACTTACAATCTGCGGGTGGATAAATGT GTGCCTGTTCCAGAACTGAAGGAACAGATTGCTTCTGTAACTGGTGTCCTGTCAGAGCAACAACGCCTTATATGTCGTGGAAAAGTTTTGAAGGATGATCAACTCCTCTCAGCTTACC ATGTGGAAGATGGGCATACTCTGCATCTTGTCGTGAGACAACCCATTGCTACCTCAGTCGAGCAGCCAG CAACTGATCCAACATCAAATACAGGGCAAAATACAAGTGGTCAGGTGAGCCCTGGTATGGTGGTTGGAACCTTTAATATATCAGAGCAGGGAGATGGTGCTTTTCCTGATCTAAATCGG ATCGTTTCTGCTGTACTTAATTCTTTTGGTGTTACAAGATTTGGAAGCGGAGCTGAAGGGATTGATTTAAAT CAATCTCCATCGGAACGTCAACCAACTGCGCCTGGGCTCAGTGGTACCAGAAATTCTTTCAGACCGCAAACTGACCAAGCAGCTTCAGTTTCTGTTCCTGTGGAACCTCTGCAGCCACTG GTTATACCCGATTCATTGACTACTTTGTTACAGTACTTGAGCCATTTGAGACAAGAATTTTCTGCATACG GCCAAAGTTCAAATGCTCAAAATGGGATTGATGGGCAAGAGTCAGAATCTCCTGTGCATTCTAGTGAGCCAAGAGGGCTTCTGAATCCCGAGTCATTGTCAGAGGTGATGTCATCTGCCAGAAGACTTCTTCTTGAACATGCCACTGAGTGCCTTTCG CAACTTTCAGGACAGCTTGAATCTCAGTCAAGTGTGACGGATTCATTGGAGCGGTCAAGAATTCAATCTAGTGTTATAAGATCAGGAGctctttttcaaaatttgggtGCTTTGATGCTAGAGCTTGGTAGGGCCATGATGACCCTACGAATGGGTCAATCACCG GCTGATGCATTGGTTAATGCTGGACCATCAGTCTTCATATCTTCAACTGGGCCCAATCCTATAATGGTTCAG CCTCTGCCTTTCCAACCAGGGGCGAGTTTTGGTTCAGTTCCTGTGGGTACTGCTCAGCATGGCTCTGGTGTAGCTGGAAGCTCTTCTGCTACAGGTTTCCTGCCCAGAAATATTGACATCAGAATACGAGCAG GTTCATTATTTCCTCGAAGAGAGCCTACTGCTTCTCCGTCTCAAGGGCAAACTGGTACACCATCACCCAATAGCACAAGTCCCAGTCAGCAACAAGATGCTGCGACAGTTGAACCAAACTCGCGCAATAGGGAACCACAACTGAGGGCAATTCCCCTTAGAACTGTAGTCGCTGCAGTACCAGCCCCTGTTGGTCGTAGTGCAGATTCATCTCGTGGTTCAGTAGGGATCCTATATCCAGTTATGGCTAGAGTTCAACATCAATCTTCAGGAAGCTCAAATAATGCAAGAACTTCTCAAGCATCGGATCAAAATGGTCATGCTGCTGAACAGCCTGATTCTTCAACACAACAGCAACATGTTCCAATCCTTGGAGGAAATG GACTCGAGCAACTGCTAAGTAGTATATTTCCAGGGGGTCAGATCCTAAGTGAAAGTACCGAGCTCCCTCATTCAGCATCTGAAGCAGCTCACAATTCTGAGGCTGTGAGTGAAGAAGGGGTAATTTTATCTAATATTCTACGCCAGATAATGCCAATGCTCTCTGATAACATGACCGCATCCACTGAAGGAGCAAATGCAGATGAAGCGCAG GGAGATGGAAACAGTGATCAGGGATCTTCTCGTCGCAGGAGAGGCTCTGAGTCACAAGAAAATCAAAAACGTCAGAGG AGGGAGTAG
- the LOC125193106 gene encoding ubiquitin-like domain-containing protein CIP73 isoform X1 has protein sequence MGSNGGEQIKISGLDAAECSQTTVQIKIKTLDSQTYNLRVDKCVPVPELKEQIASVTGVLSEQQRLICRGKVLKDDQLLSAYHVEDGHTLHLVVRQPIATSVEQPATDPTSNTGQNTSGQVSPGMVVGTFNISEQGDGAFPDLNRIVSAVLNSFGVTRFGSGAEGIDLNQSPSERQPTAPGLSGTRNSFRPQTDQAASVSVPVEPLQPLVIPDSLTTLLQYLSHLRQEFSAYGQSSNAQNGIDGQESESPVHSSEPRGLLNPESLSEVMSSARRLLLEHATECLSQLSGQLESQSSVTDSLERSRIQSSVIRSGALFQNLGALMLELGRAMMTLRMGQSPADALVNAGPSVFISSTGPNPIMVQPLPFQPGASFGSVPVGTAQHGSGVAGSSSATGFLPRNIDIRIRAGSLFPRREPTASPSQGQTGTPSPNSTSPSQQQDAATVEPNSRNREPQLRAIPLRTVVAAVPAPVGRSADSSRGSVGILYPVMARVQHQSSGSSNNARTSQASDQNGHAAEQPDSSTQQQHVPILGGNGSSNLPSEAFNDHGFSGLEQLLSSIFPGGQILSESTELPHSASEAAHNSEAVSEEGVILSNILRQIMPMLSDNMTASTEGANADEAQGDGNSDQGSSRRRRGSESQENQKRQRRE, from the exons ATGGGAAGTAATGGTGGAGAGCAAATAAAGATTTCTGGACTGGATGCTGCTGAATGTTCTCAAACCACTGTTCAGATCAAGATCAAGACATTGGATTCTCAAACTTACAATCTGCGGGTGGATAAATGT GTGCCTGTTCCAGAACTGAAGGAACAGATTGCTTCTGTAACTGGTGTCCTGTCAGAGCAACAACGCCTTATATGTCGTGGAAAAGTTTTGAAGGATGATCAACTCCTCTCAGCTTACC ATGTGGAAGATGGGCATACTCTGCATCTTGTCGTGAGACAACCCATTGCTACCTCAGTCGAGCAGCCAG CAACTGATCCAACATCAAATACAGGGCAAAATACAAGTGGTCAGGTGAGCCCTGGTATGGTGGTTGGAACCTTTAATATATCAGAGCAGGGAGATGGTGCTTTTCCTGATCTAAATCGG ATCGTTTCTGCTGTACTTAATTCTTTTGGTGTTACAAGATTTGGAAGCGGAGCTGAAGGGATTGATTTAAAT CAATCTCCATCGGAACGTCAACCAACTGCGCCTGGGCTCAGTGGTACCAGAAATTCTTTCAGACCGCAAACTGACCAAGCAGCTTCAGTTTCTGTTCCTGTGGAACCTCTGCAGCCACTG GTTATACCCGATTCATTGACTACTTTGTTACAGTACTTGAGCCATTTGAGACAAGAATTTTCTGCATACG GCCAAAGTTCAAATGCTCAAAATGGGATTGATGGGCAAGAGTCAGAATCTCCTGTGCATTCTAGTGAGCCAAGAGGGCTTCTGAATCCCGAGTCATTGTCAGAGGTGATGTCATCTGCCAGAAGACTTCTTCTTGAACATGCCACTGAGTGCCTTTCG CAACTTTCAGGACAGCTTGAATCTCAGTCAAGTGTGACGGATTCATTGGAGCGGTCAAGAATTCAATCTAGTGTTATAAGATCAGGAGctctttttcaaaatttgggtGCTTTGATGCTAGAGCTTGGTAGGGCCATGATGACCCTACGAATGGGTCAATCACCG GCTGATGCATTGGTTAATGCTGGACCATCAGTCTTCATATCTTCAACTGGGCCCAATCCTATAATGGTTCAG CCTCTGCCTTTCCAACCAGGGGCGAGTTTTGGTTCAGTTCCTGTGGGTACTGCTCAGCATGGCTCTGGTGTAGCTGGAAGCTCTTCTGCTACAGGTTTCCTGCCCAGAAATATTGACATCAGAATACGAGCAG GTTCATTATTTCCTCGAAGAGAGCCTACTGCTTCTCCGTCTCAAGGGCAAACTGGTACACCATCACCCAATAGCACAAGTCCCAGTCAGCAACAAGATGCTGCGACAGTTGAACCAAACTCGCGCAATAGGGAACCACAACTGAGGGCAATTCCCCTTAGAACTGTAGTCGCTGCAGTACCAGCCCCTGTTGGTCGTAGTGCAGATTCATCTCGTGGTTCAGTAGGGATCCTATATCCAGTTATGGCTAGAGTTCAACATCAATCTTCAGGAAGCTCAAATAATGCAAGAACTTCTCAAGCATCGGATCAAAATGGTCATGCTGCTGAACAGCCTGATTCTTCAACACAACAGCAACATGTTCCAATCCTTGGAGGAAATG GGAGCAGCAATTTACCTTCTGAAGCATTTAATGATCATGGATTTTCAGGACTCGAGCAACTGCTAAGTAGTATATTTCCAGGGGGTCAGATCCTAAGTGAAAGTACCGAGCTCCCTCATTCAGCATCTGAAGCAGCTCACAATTCTGAGGCTGTGAGTGAAGAAGGGGTAATTTTATCTAATATTCTACGCCAGATAATGCCAATGCTCTCTGATAACATGACCGCATCCACTGAAGGAGCAAATGCAGATGAAGCGCAG GGAGATGGAAACAGTGATCAGGGATCTTCTCGTCGCAGGAGAGGCTCTGAGTCACAAGAAAATCAAAAACGTCAGAGG AGGGAGTAG
- the LOC125196548 gene encoding hydroxyproline O-galactosyltransferase HPGT3-like: protein MESSLPITATKSDRRSKSKNLQSTSKSSVVLAFLSCLAWLYVAGRLWQEAESRKMLENLLEKNSGFIRNKQPKVITVEDRLMVYGCKDLERKIVEAEMELTIAKSQGFLKSQVQPYSGRKLLAVIGIYTSFGGRLRRNVIRGSWMSDAAALAKLERIGIAVRFVIGRSPNRGDTLDRNIDEENLTTRDFLILDFHEEAEEELPKKAKYFFGTAVQMWDAEFYVKVDDNVDLRLDDLIELIQSRRGQNSAYIGCMKSGEVVSEEGMKWYEPEWWKFGDQKSYFRHAADSIFILSQNLAKYIHINSASLKVYAHGDVSVGSWMMGIHATYIDDPRMCCGYSSQDKVCSLA, encoded by the exons ATGGAGAGCAGTCTGCCGATCACTGCCACCAAATCGGATAGACGATCCAAATCCAAGAATCTCCAATCTACCTCCAAGTCTTCTGTTGTACTTGCATTTCTCTCTTGCCTCGCCTGGCTCTACGTTGCTGGCCG TTTGTGGCAAGAGGCAGAGAGCCGAAAGATGCTGGAAAATTTGTTGGAGAAGAATTCTGGATTCATACGAAATAAA CAACCTAAGGTGATCACAGTGGAAGACAGACTAATGGTCTATGGATGCAA GGACTTGGAGCGAAAAATTGTTGAAGCAGAGATGGAATTGACAATAGCAAAGAGTCAAGGCTTTCTTAAGAGCCAAGTGCAGCCTTATTCTGGTAGAAAGCTGCTTGCTGTAATCGgtatatatactagttttgGTGGTCGATTGCGGCGCAATGTCATCAGGGGCTCCTGGATGTCAGATG CTGCCGCGTTAGCAAAACTTGAACGAATAGGGATTGCTGTAAGATTTGTCATTGGGCGCAG TCCTAATCGAGGTGATACCTTGGACCGCAATATTGACGAGGAAAATCTAACAACGAGGGatttcttaattctc GATTTTCATGAGGAGGCTGAAGAGGAATTGCCCAAGAAAGCAAAATATTTCTTTGGCACGGCAGTGCAGATGTGGGATGCAGAGTTTTATGTTAAAGTTGATGACAATGTTGATCTGCGGCTTG ATGATTTGATTGAACTTATCCAGAGCCGCCGTGGTCAAAATAGTGCTTATATTGGTTGCATGAAGTCCGGGGAAGTAGTATCTGAAGA GGGAATGAAGTGGTATGAGCCTGAATGGTGGAAATTTGGTGATCAGAAATC GTATTTCCGTCATGCCGCTGATTCTATCTTCATACTGTCACAAAATTTAGCAAAGTACATACATATTAACAG TGCATCATTGAAGGTTTATGCTCATGGGGATGTATCTGTTGGATCATGGATGATGGGCATTCACGCAACCTATATAGATGACCCTCGTATGTGCTGTGGTTACTCGAGCCAAG ACAAGGTTTGCTCATTGGCTTGA
- the LOC125193106 gene encoding ubiquitin-like domain-containing protein CIP73 isoform X2, whose product MGSNGGEQIKISGLDAAECSQTTVQIKIKTLDSQTYNLRVDKCVPVPELKEQIASVTGVLSEQQRLICRGKVLKDDQLLSAYHVEDGHTLHLVVRQPIATSVEQPGQNTSGQVSPGMVVGTFNISEQGDGAFPDLNRIVSAVLNSFGVTRFGSGAEGIDLNQSPSERQPTAPGLSGTRNSFRPQTDQAASVSVPVEPLQPLVIPDSLTTLLQYLSHLRQEFSAYGQSSNAQNGIDGQESESPVHSSEPRGLLNPESLSEVMSSARRLLLEHATECLSQLSGQLESQSSVTDSLERSRIQSSVIRSGALFQNLGALMLELGRAMMTLRMGQSPADALVNAGPSVFISSTGPNPIMVQPLPFQPGASFGSVPVGTAQHGSGVAGSSSATGFLPRNIDIRIRAGSLFPRREPTASPSQGQTGTPSPNSTSPSQQQDAATVEPNSRNREPQLRAIPLRTVVAAVPAPVGRSADSSRGSVGILYPVMARVQHQSSGSSNNARTSQASDQNGHAAEQPDSSTQQQHVPILGGNGSSNLPSEAFNDHGFSGLEQLLSSIFPGGQILSESTELPHSASEAAHNSEAVSEEGVILSNILRQIMPMLSDNMTASTEGANADEAQGDGNSDQGSSRRRRGSESQENQKRQRRE is encoded by the exons ATGGGAAGTAATGGTGGAGAGCAAATAAAGATTTCTGGACTGGATGCTGCTGAATGTTCTCAAACCACTGTTCAGATCAAGATCAAGACATTGGATTCTCAAACTTACAATCTGCGGGTGGATAAATGT GTGCCTGTTCCAGAACTGAAGGAACAGATTGCTTCTGTAACTGGTGTCCTGTCAGAGCAACAACGCCTTATATGTCGTGGAAAAGTTTTGAAGGATGATCAACTCCTCTCAGCTTACC ATGTGGAAGATGGGCATACTCTGCATCTTGTCGTGAGACAACCCATTGCTACCTCAGTCGAGCAGCCAG GGCAAAATACAAGTGGTCAGGTGAGCCCTGGTATGGTGGTTGGAACCTTTAATATATCAGAGCAGGGAGATGGTGCTTTTCCTGATCTAAATCGG ATCGTTTCTGCTGTACTTAATTCTTTTGGTGTTACAAGATTTGGAAGCGGAGCTGAAGGGATTGATTTAAAT CAATCTCCATCGGAACGTCAACCAACTGCGCCTGGGCTCAGTGGTACCAGAAATTCTTTCAGACCGCAAACTGACCAAGCAGCTTCAGTTTCTGTTCCTGTGGAACCTCTGCAGCCACTG GTTATACCCGATTCATTGACTACTTTGTTACAGTACTTGAGCCATTTGAGACAAGAATTTTCTGCATACG GCCAAAGTTCAAATGCTCAAAATGGGATTGATGGGCAAGAGTCAGAATCTCCTGTGCATTCTAGTGAGCCAAGAGGGCTTCTGAATCCCGAGTCATTGTCAGAGGTGATGTCATCTGCCAGAAGACTTCTTCTTGAACATGCCACTGAGTGCCTTTCG CAACTTTCAGGACAGCTTGAATCTCAGTCAAGTGTGACGGATTCATTGGAGCGGTCAAGAATTCAATCTAGTGTTATAAGATCAGGAGctctttttcaaaatttgggtGCTTTGATGCTAGAGCTTGGTAGGGCCATGATGACCCTACGAATGGGTCAATCACCG GCTGATGCATTGGTTAATGCTGGACCATCAGTCTTCATATCTTCAACTGGGCCCAATCCTATAATGGTTCAG CCTCTGCCTTTCCAACCAGGGGCGAGTTTTGGTTCAGTTCCTGTGGGTACTGCTCAGCATGGCTCTGGTGTAGCTGGAAGCTCTTCTGCTACAGGTTTCCTGCCCAGAAATATTGACATCAGAATACGAGCAG GTTCATTATTTCCTCGAAGAGAGCCTACTGCTTCTCCGTCTCAAGGGCAAACTGGTACACCATCACCCAATAGCACAAGTCCCAGTCAGCAACAAGATGCTGCGACAGTTGAACCAAACTCGCGCAATAGGGAACCACAACTGAGGGCAATTCCCCTTAGAACTGTAGTCGCTGCAGTACCAGCCCCTGTTGGTCGTAGTGCAGATTCATCTCGTGGTTCAGTAGGGATCCTATATCCAGTTATGGCTAGAGTTCAACATCAATCTTCAGGAAGCTCAAATAATGCAAGAACTTCTCAAGCATCGGATCAAAATGGTCATGCTGCTGAACAGCCTGATTCTTCAACACAACAGCAACATGTTCCAATCCTTGGAGGAAATG GGAGCAGCAATTTACCTTCTGAAGCATTTAATGATCATGGATTTTCAGGACTCGAGCAACTGCTAAGTAGTATATTTCCAGGGGGTCAGATCCTAAGTGAAAGTACCGAGCTCCCTCATTCAGCATCTGAAGCAGCTCACAATTCTGAGGCTGTGAGTGAAGAAGGGGTAATTTTATCTAATATTCTACGCCAGATAATGCCAATGCTCTCTGATAACATGACCGCATCCACTGAAGGAGCAAATGCAGATGAAGCGCAG GGAGATGGAAACAGTGATCAGGGATCTTCTCGTCGCAGGAGAGGCTCTGAGTCACAAGAAAATCAAAAACGTCAGAGG AGGGAGTAG